One genomic region from Phragmites australis chromosome 1, lpPhrAust1.1, whole genome shotgun sequence encodes:
- the LOC133909041 gene encoding uncharacterized protein LOC133909041 codes for MAREPSPEIDDELFNEVYGKAYSGPVASATNSVMPKVNAEKRPLTRDKSDDEDEPLDPNAVPTDFTSREAKVWEAKAKATERNWKKREEEMICKICGDSGHFTQGCPSTLGPNRRNSDCFERVPARDNQVRDLFTERTISQIEKDVGCKIRMDEKFLFVSGKDRLILTKGVDAVHKIIQEGKGKYSPSSPKQGRSRSPVRNTTEFRPRHSDSQRSRSPRNASHSQSKGYYNERHLDGHLHDNIPNFSKGSPQAYDICGAKGRPAQSKSPCHPSYLDDSPRTHGGNNQYAAARMPNNWGIERHGTDSRSGLNFDVPSHQQTLEELEMEFKREATELARAHDQEEDEENYKHQESLRVIRENFMERVTTMRNMHARKWDTFLEQTSKRQQQAQTSYTQIGYPDFEQGTTHI; via the exons ATGGCGAGGGAACCAAGTCCTGAAATAGATGATGAACTTTTCAATGAAGTTTATGGAAAAGCATATAGTGGTCCAGTTGCATCAGCTACAAACAGTGTGATGCCTAAAGTAAATGCCGAGAAGAGACCCCTGACTCGTGATAAatcagatgatgaagatgagccACTGGATCCCAATGCTGTTCCTACAGACTTCACAAGCAGAGAGGCTAAGGTCTGGGAGGCTAAAGCTAAGGCTACAGAAAGAAACtggaagaagagggaggaagaaATGATTTGTAAAATATGTGGAGACTCGGGCCACTTTACTCAG GGCTGTCCATCTACACTTGGGCCAAATAGGAGAAATTCTGATTGTTTTGAAAGAGTTCCAGCAAGAGATAACCAAGTCAGGGATCTTTTTACTGAGAGGACAATAAGTCAGATTGAGAAGGATGTGGGGTGTAAAATCAGAATGGATGAGAAGTTCCTATTTGTCAGTGGCAAGGATAGGTTAATATTAACAAAAGGTGTTGATGCTGTGCATAAAATTATTCAAGAGGGTAAAGGTAAATATAGTCCAAGCAGTCCAAAACAGGGTCGCTCTAGATCGCCTGTACGAAATACTACTGAATTTCGCCCCAGACACTCTGATTCTCAACGGTCCCGTAGCCCAAGAAATGCATCACACTCTCAAAGTAAAGGATACTATAATGAAAGACATCTAGATGGTCACTTACACGACAATATACCCAATTTTTCAAAAGGATCTCCACAAG CTTATGACATCTGCGGAGCAAAAGGCCGTCCAGCCCAATCAAAATCTCCATGCCATCCTTCTTATCTTGATGATTCCCCTAGAACACATGGCGGGAATAACCAATATGCTGCTGCACGTATGCCCAATAACTGGGGCATTGAGAGGCATGGAACAGATTCCCGTTCAGGCCTTAACTTTGATGTGCCATCCCACCAACAGACCTTGGAAGAGCTTGAAATGGAGTTTAAAAGGGAAGCTACAGAATTAGCTAGAGCCCATGAccaagaggaggatgaagagaacTACAAGCATCAGGAG TCCTTGAGGGTGATAAGAGAAAATTTCATGGAGAGAGTGACTACCATGAGGAATATGCACGCAAGGAAGTGGGACACATTTCTTGAACAAACTTCTAAAAGGCAACAGCAAGCGCAGACTTCTTACACCCAAATAGGTTACCCAGATTTTGAGCAGGGAACTACACATATTTAA
- the LOC133909023 gene encoding probable glycerol-3-phosphate acyltransferase 3 produces MAMKPSSLSKPFLALFFFLVRRLVGRHHRGTMAVTKPSPPPPPLDKLRGKTLVVDVEGWILRPPVSAFPYFMLVAVEAGGFLRGLLLLLLYPLLCLLSDVARARAMATVALVGLEEKEVARVGRAVLPKFFLEAAAAEGVAVVQAAARVVAVSATFPRVMVDEFLKEYVGVDAVVGPEVRSVGGVLAGLVGEEDAAEIAAKRLRVLFGAEVEVAGKDNGAVGLVGAASSGGVHYLFSSYYCKETFAVSEADTRGWRPLQWDKYPRPLVFHDGRLAFAPTPRAALAMYTFLPFGIALVAFRIIAFSFLPYRVCFPVAALTGFHYRLVGGHGPGSRQGQGGGGDGGGRLYVCNHRTLLDPIIVAAALGKPVTAVTYSLSPVSEMIAPIRTARLTRDREKDRRNMGALLARGDLVVCPEGTTCREEYLLRFSPLFAELGADANPVALDTRVDMFYGTSTKPGAKWMDPFYFMLNPRPAYRVEFLPHAATSPVENGGRGDSIDVANQVQRELGKVLGFELTGLTRKDKYMMLAGNEGVVPAAPNKY; encoded by the exons ATGGCCATGAAGCCATCATCATTGTCCAAGCCATTCCTCgccttgttcttcttcctcgTGAGGAGGCTCGTAGGCCGGCACCACCGCGGCACGATGGCCGTGACGAAGCCGAGccctccaccaccgccgctgGACAAGCTGCGTGGCAAGACCTTGGTGGTCGACGTGGAGGGGTGGATCCTGCGGCCGCCGGTTTCCGCCTTCCCGTACTTCATGCTCGTCGCAGTGGAGGCCGGCGGGTTCCTCCGGgggctgctcctgctgctgctctaCCCGCTGCTGTGCCTCCTCAGCGACGTAGCGCGGGCGAGGGCCATGGCCACGGTGGCTCTCGTCGGGCtggaggagaaggaggtggcCAGGGTCGGCAGGGCGGTGCTGCCCAAGTTCTTCctggaggccgcggcggcggagggtgTGGCTGTGGtgcaggcggcggcgcgggtggTGGCGGTGAGCGCGACGTTCCCGAGGGTGATGGTGGACGAGTTCTTGAAGGAGTACGTCGGCGTGGACGCCGTCGTGGGGCCGGAGGTGAGGTCGGTCGGTGGGGTCCTCGCCGGGCTGGTGGGCGAGGAGGACGCGGCCGAGATAGCAGCGAAAAGGCTCCGAGTCCTGTTCGGCGccgaggtggaggtggcgggaAAGGACAACGGCGCCGTGGGGCTCGTCGGAGCGGCGAGCAGCGGTGGGGTGCACTACCTTTTCTCTTCTTACTATTGCAAG GAAACTTTCGCTGTGAGCGAGGCTGACACGCGGGGATGGCGACCGCTGCAGTGGGACAAGTACCCGAGGCCCCTCGTCTTCCACGACGGCCGTCTCGCCTTCGCGCCGACGCCGCGCGCCGCCCTCGCCATGTACACCTTCCTCCCCTTCGGCatcgcgctcgtcgccttccgcATCAtcgccttctccttccttccGTACCGCGTCTGCTTCCCCGTGGCCGCGCTCACCGGCTTTCACTACCGCCTCGTAGGCGGCCACGGGCCGGGCTCGCGCCAAGGccagggtggcggcggcgacggtggcggccGCCTCTACGTGTGCAACCACCGCACGCTCCTGGACCCGATCATCGTGGCCGCGGCGCTCGGGAAGCCGGTCACCGCGGTGACGTACAGCCTGAGCCCGGTGTCCGAGATGATCGCGCCGATTCGCACGGCGCGGCTGACGCGGGACCGGGAGAAGGATCGGCGCAACATGGGTGCGCTGCTGGCGCGCGGCGACCTGGTGGTGTGCCCCGAGGGGACGACGTGCCGGGAGGAGTACCTGCTCCGGTTCAGCCCGCTGTTCGCCGAGCTCGGCGCCGACGCGAACCCCGTCGCACTGGACACGCGCGTCGACATGTTCTACGGCACCTCGACGAAGCCGGGGGCCAAGTGGATGGACCCCTTCTACTTCATGTTGAACCCGAGGCCGGCTTACAGGGTCGAGTTCTTGCCGCACGCCGCAACATCGCCAGTGGAGAACGGCGGTCGCGGCGACAGCATCGACGTGGCGAACCAGGTGCAGCGCGAGCTCGGCAAGGTGCTCGGGTTCGAGCTCACCGGGCTGACAAGGAAGGACAAGTACATGATGCTCGCTGGCAACGAAGGCGTCGTGCCGGCCGCGCCAAACAAGTACTGA